The Balneola sp. MJW-20 genome window below encodes:
- a CDS encoding RNA polymerase sigma factor: MEDAQLVQNFLGGDHQAFNELVKRWQNKIHRFAYRFFASSDDAAEITQKTFIRAYQKMDTLDDAGKFGSWLYTIANNLCLDELKRVGRKRATSYEALKTAPQTDVATGADERLHRNEAIVLLHKALLQLPPEQRLVVIMKEYEGLKFREIAEILDESENTVKSRMYYGLNALKKTFDSWNINQEVFNYG, from the coding sequence ATGGAAGACGCACAACTGGTACAAAATTTCCTGGGTGGAGATCACCAGGCTTTTAATGAGCTTGTGAAACGATGGCAGAATAAGATCCACCGTTTTGCTTACCGTTTCTTCGCAAGTTCGGATGACGCCGCGGAGATCACTCAAAAGACCTTTATCAGGGCCTATCAGAAAATGGACACCCTGGATGATGCCGGAAAATTCGGATCCTGGCTTTATACCATTGCCAATAACCTCTGCCTTGATGAACTGAAAAGAGTAGGCCGCAAACGCGCTACTTCTTATGAGGCACTTAAAACAGCTCCACAAACCGATGTAGCTACCGGAGCCGATGAACGTCTTCACCGGAATGAGGCTATTGTACTGCTGCACAAAGCTTTATTACAACTACCTCCTGAACAAAGGCTGGTTGTTATCATGAAAGAGTACGAAGGACTCAAATTCAGGGAGATCGCTGAGATCCTGGATGAATCTGAAAACACCGTCAAGTCACGGATGTACTACGGTCTCAATGCCCTTAAAAAGACCTTCGACTCATGGAATATTAATCAAGAGGTTTTCAATTATGGATAA
- a CDS encoding anti-sigma factor produces the protein MDKETARLLFMDYMYDELDPGRRTELEQYLEKYPELKDELQQLGDVRQMLTHLQSEDPAEQLVMMEPDSAPAEQSGFSRLLESLLTLNSLSRAAFATAFMVLLFFITGALTDMNFSIGSEGFALTFGEQAPAEQGISPEQVQFMLDEVKEENARLMADLLEASRQQQEEQFQLTLASFADYINDQRYTDMQLLSSGLSSMEQAYYDRFRQTDQVLGEIIQTVSSQN, from the coding sequence ATGGATAAGGAAACTGCTCGCTTGCTCTTTATGGATTATATGTACGATGAACTGGATCCCGGTCGCCGTACAGAACTGGAACAGTACCTGGAAAAATATCCGGAGCTGAAGGATGAACTTCAGCAGCTGGGTGATGTTCGCCAGATGCTCACCCACCTTCAGTCAGAAGATCCCGCTGAACAACTGGTCATGATGGAACCGGATTCTGCACCGGCAGAACAGAGCGGGTTCAGCCGGCTTTTAGAGTCCCTTCTTACTCTTAACAGCCTTAGCAGAGCCGCTTTTGCCACTGCTTTTATGGTTTTGCTCTTTTTCATTACCGGGGCTCTGACCGATATGAATTTCAGTATTGGAAGTGAGGGCTTTGCTCTCACCTTTGGCGAGCAAGCCCCGGCAGAACAGGGCATATCACCGGAACAGGTACAATTCATGCTGGATGAGGTCAAAGAGGAAAATGCCCGACTGATGGCTGACCTTCTTGAAGCCTCCCGACAGCAACAAGAAGAACAGTTTCAGCTAACCTTAGCCAGTTTTGCTGATTATATAAACGACCAGCGATATACCGACATGCAGCTTCTAAGCAGCGGCCTCAGCAGCATGGAACAAGCTTACTACGACCGATTCAGACAAACCGATCAGGTGTTAGGCGAGATCATACAAACAGTTAGTTCACAAAATTAA